A single Notoacmeibacter ruber DNA region contains:
- a CDS encoding NUDIX domain-containing protein — protein sequence MRSKAEGDRPAETTITGRSTLHDGFESVEQFRIRHTDPDGSQSDEETRELLMAGHVVGVIAHDPSADKIVLIRQYRLAAHLQTGKGDLVELVAGGVENGETPEEAARRELKEEAGLDAKSLKPLFQVMSSPGITDEMAHFFHAEVDASALSDRAGAEEENEATFPFALPTDEAIALAESGECQNAFLVLAMARFRREASD from the coding sequence ATGAGGAGCAAAGCCGAAGGCGATCGCCCCGCAGAGACCACCATCACAGGGCGCAGCACGCTTCATGACGGCTTCGAGAGCGTCGAACAGTTCCGCATCCGCCATACCGATCCGGATGGTTCGCAGAGTGACGAGGAAACGCGCGAACTGCTCATGGCGGGTCATGTGGTCGGCGTGATCGCGCACGATCCGTCGGCAGACAAAATTGTCCTGATCCGTCAGTACCGGCTTGCCGCCCACCTCCAGACGGGCAAGGGCGATCTGGTCGAACTCGTCGCCGGTGGTGTCGAGAATGGCGAAACGCCGGAAGAGGCGGCGCGACGCGAACTGAAAGAAGAGGCCGGCCTCGACGCCAAGAGCCTCAAACCGTTGTTTCAGGTGATGTCGTCCCCCGGCATTACCGACGAGATGGCGCATTTCTTCCATGCCGAGGTCGATGCGTCGGCGCTGAGCGACCGTGCCGGCGCCGAGGAGGAAAACGAAGCCACCTTCCCCTTCGCCCTGCCGACCGATGAGGCCATAGCTCTGGCGGAAAGCGGCGAATGCCAGAACGCGTTCCTGGTGCTGGCCATGGCGCGTTTCAGAAGAGAAGCCAGCGACTAA
- a CDS encoding PepSY-associated TM helix domain-containing protein, with protein MTDTTDGASAPKAAAQRVAVSDLYRAVWRWHFFAGLLILPFIITLAVSGGIYLFREELDKIVHADFIQVNPVDEQRLAPSEIIDRALKAQPGTVVKYTTPSAEDLSTEVTVQPETGGRMAVYVNQYTGDILEVRADRSTFAWTVRYLHSFRYFGSGPRKIIEIVGGWAILMVATGIYLWWPRGQRGGVISVRGTPGRRVFWRDVHAVTGLVTGAFIVFLAVTGMPWSSVWGAQVNEWANGSNFGYPSGVRVEVPMSKDRLTDTAKTSWSLEQAQIPRTDGPPVAGAQSIGLDSAVQEFQSMGLANGFSVALPQSPTGVFSGSVYPDDLSRQRVVHLDQYSGQLLVDMSYEDYGPLGRWLEFGINTHMGQTFGLLNQIVLLIVCVGIILLAVSAAIMWWKRRPSGRFGVPPLPSDRKVFVGLLVLLGIGGIIFPLTGLTLLVMIALDLGWQWARRSRRGRQPS; from the coding sequence ATGACAGATACAACCGACGGGGCGTCCGCTCCGAAGGCCGCTGCGCAACGCGTTGCGGTCTCAGATCTCTATCGCGCCGTGTGGCGTTGGCATTTCTTTGCGGGACTTCTGATCCTGCCTTTCATCATCACTCTTGCCGTTAGCGGAGGCATTTATCTCTTTCGTGAAGAACTGGACAAAATCGTTCACGCGGACTTCATCCAAGTCAATCCCGTCGACGAGCAGAGGCTGGCACCCTCGGAAATCATCGACCGGGCTCTGAAAGCCCAGCCGGGGACGGTCGTCAAATACACCACCCCGAGCGCGGAGGATCTGTCGACAGAAGTGACGGTGCAGCCGGAAACCGGCGGCCGCATGGCTGTCTACGTCAACCAGTATACTGGAGACATCCTTGAGGTTCGGGCCGACCGAAGCACCTTCGCATGGACAGTGCGCTACCTGCATTCGTTCCGGTATTTCGGGTCCGGTCCGCGCAAGATCATCGAGATTGTCGGGGGCTGGGCGATCCTCATGGTCGCCACCGGGATCTATCTATGGTGGCCACGCGGTCAGAGAGGTGGCGTGATCTCGGTCCGGGGAACGCCTGGTCGGAGGGTTTTCTGGCGTGATGTCCACGCGGTAACGGGGCTGGTCACCGGCGCCTTCATCGTCTTTCTTGCCGTGACAGGCATGCCCTGGTCGTCGGTATGGGGCGCGCAAGTCAATGAATGGGCCAATGGCAGCAATTTCGGCTATCCGTCCGGCGTCCGTGTCGAGGTACCGATGTCGAAGGATCGACTCACCGACACAGCGAAAACGTCTTGGTCGTTGGAGCAGGCGCAAATCCCACGGACCGACGGGCCACCCGTTGCGGGCGCGCAATCGATCGGTCTGGATTCTGCGGTTCAGGAATTTCAGTCGATGGGTTTGGCGAATGGCTTTTCCGTCGCTCTACCCCAATCGCCAACCGGCGTCTTCTCCGGCTCCGTCTATCCGGACGATCTGAGCCGGCAACGGGTCGTCCATCTCGATCAATATTCTGGCCAGCTGCTGGTCGATATGAGCTATGAGGACTACGGACCGCTCGGCCGCTGGCTGGAGTTCGGCATCAATACCCATATGGGTCAGACATTCGGGCTGCTGAACCAGATCGTTCTGCTGATCGTGTGCGTGGGCATCATTCTTCTGGCGGTTTCGGCCGCCATCATGTGGTGGAAAAGGCGGCCTTCTGGTCGGTTTGGGGTGCCTCCGCTGCCTTCGGATAGGAAGGTCTTCGTCGGTCTCTTGGTGCTTTTGGGTATCGGCGGAATCATCTTTCCCCTTACAGGACTGACGTTGCTCGTCATGATTGCGCTCGACCTTGGCTGGCAATGGGCCAGACGGTCCCGGCGCGGCAGACAGCCTTCGTGA
- a CDS encoding proteasome protein, with protein MTVVLATVCKDGVVLGSDSQITDKGRGMTYPAEKIHPLGDRAAWGGSGARSVLYDVERCFNENSAAILDAPDIGRALQEQVLPILRHHYDTFIPDVPGEEGGGTPSAYVMAAGWRDGQPWIVEITPSGMIGHYADIGFHAIGSGAPMAQQAGSLLSHFHLAERSSDFGCAAVLRVLQALDLTSASVGEPFSMCRIDADGAHHLNDKDIEKVSKTVRKWEDAEQSVIADIFD; from the coding sequence ATGACCGTCGTTCTTGCAACCGTCTGCAAAGATGGGGTCGTGCTCGGCTCTGACTCCCAGATCACGGACAAGGGGCGCGGCATGACCTATCCCGCCGAGAAGATACATCCGCTGGGCGACCGGGCCGCCTGGGGCGGCAGCGGCGCGAGATCCGTCCTGTACGACGTCGAGCGCTGTTTCAACGAGAACAGCGCTGCGATTCTCGATGCACCGGATATTGGACGCGCCCTTCAGGAACAGGTGCTACCGATCCTTCGTCACCACTACGACACCTTTATTCCCGACGTGCCGGGCGAGGAGGGCGGCGGCACGCCCTCGGCCTATGTGATGGCCGCCGGTTGGCGGGACGGCCAGCCCTGGATCGTGGAGATTACGCCCTCCGGGATGATCGGGCACTATGCCGATATCGGTTTCCATGCCATTGGCAGCGGCGCGCCGATGGCCCAGCAAGCCGGCTCCCTGCTGTCGCACTTCCATTTGGCCGAGCGGTCATCGGACTTCGGCTGCGCGGCGGTCCTCCGGGTGCTGCAGGCGCTCGACCTCACCTCTGCCAGCGTTGGCGAGCCCTTCAGCATGTGCCGCATCGACGCGGACGGTGCCCACCATCTCAATGACAAGGACATCGAGAAGGTCAGCAAGACGGTTCGCAAATGGGAAGACGCCGAACAGTCCGTCATTGCCGACATATTCGACTGA
- a CDS encoding AraC family transcriptional regulator gives MIFSADLFCQTRSYAEREGLGFTPARLPVSRLSILYSETPTQIAHTIYDPVFCLVLSGEKHADFHGVPAIFAEGHGLVVSLDLPATSWITKASPDTPYLAIAVELEMPVLRELARDLPDEGEEQPVSALTSAPVSDALLNVMTRLVSLLERPSDREALVPLYMRELHYLLLTSPQGAMLRRMARADSQAGRIADIVAHLRANIGEPMRVEDLARQAAMSTTVFHQRFKEITGMTPVQLLKQLRLLEAQRALRARHGNVTQIALRVGYESPSQFSRDYSRMFGLTPRAERMGQDVSMKASKRSSSTPPERVSRQSVQTLRRAVTPP, from the coding sequence ATGATCTTTTCAGCCGACCTCTTCTGTCAGACCCGTTCCTACGCCGAGCGCGAAGGCTTGGGATTTACGCCGGCGCGTCTGCCCGTCTCGCGCCTTTCCATTCTCTATTCGGAGACACCGACCCAGATTGCGCACACGATCTACGATCCTGTTTTCTGCTTGGTTCTGAGCGGTGAAAAACATGCCGATTTCCACGGGGTGCCAGCAATCTTTGCCGAAGGGCATGGGCTGGTCGTCTCGCTCGATCTGCCTGCCACCAGTTGGATCACGAAAGCATCGCCGGACACGCCCTATCTCGCGATAGCTGTCGAACTCGAGATGCCGGTGCTGCGGGAGTTGGCACGCGATCTACCAGACGAAGGTGAGGAGCAACCCGTCTCCGCGCTGACCAGTGCTCCGGTTTCCGATGCCCTGCTCAACGTCATGACGCGACTTGTTTCGCTTCTTGAACGGCCCTCGGATCGCGAGGCGCTCGTGCCACTCTATATGCGTGAACTGCACTATTTGCTACTGACCAGCCCGCAAGGGGCCATGCTGCGGCGTATGGCGCGTGCCGATAGCCAGGCTGGACGTATCGCGGACATTGTGGCGCATCTTCGCGCCAATATCGGAGAGCCGATGCGGGTTGAGGATCTGGCTCGTCAGGCCGCGATGAGCACCACCGTTTTTCACCAGCGCTTCAAGGAAATAACCGGCATGACACCGGTGCAGCTTCTCAAACAGCTGCGCCTGCTGGAAGCGCAGCGGGCGCTGCGCGCGCGGCACGGCAATGTGACCCAGATAGCGCTCCGGGTCGGCTATGAGAGCCCCTCGCAGTTCAGCCGCGACTATAGCCGAATGTTTGGCCTGACACCCCGAGCGGAGCGAATGGGACAAGATGTGAGTATGAAAGCGTCAAAGCGCTCTTCTTCCACTCCACCGGAAAGGGTCAGTCGCCAGTCAGTTCAAACCCTCCGCCGGGCCGTCACACCGCCATAG
- a CDS encoding NlpC/P60 family protein, which yields MSLDPRLNAFRDDLADRRLEGKVKAKRFVEGEPARCIAPVADLRAGRGDDTAIGSQLLLGEPVLVFERYDGWTWVQSERDGYVGYVEETALGAVDPAPTHIVCAARTFAYGQPELRTKPVRTLSLGSEVTVTEEIEERGNRYFRLSTGEAIFHRHLAPLGAPLAEDYVTIAESLLGTPYLWGGVSAFGIDCSGLVQLSLRLAGKSVPRDSDMQAQIGIELQEERLLKRGDLIFWKGHVGIMADEETLLHGSGHAMAVVKEPLAEAVKRIGDVYGGVTARRRV from the coding sequence ATGAGCCTCGATCCACGCCTCAACGCCTTCCGTGACGATCTGGCCGATCGCCGGCTGGAAGGGAAGGTGAAGGCGAAACGTTTCGTCGAGGGCGAGCCGGCGCGCTGCATAGCTCCGGTGGCGGATCTGCGGGCGGGCAGGGGAGACGACACGGCCATCGGCAGCCAACTCCTGCTGGGAGAGCCGGTTCTCGTTTTCGAGCGGTATGACGGCTGGACGTGGGTGCAGAGCGAACGCGATGGCTATGTCGGCTATGTTGAGGAGACCGCGCTTGGCGCTGTCGATCCTGCGCCGACGCATATCGTCTGCGCGGCGCGCACCTTCGCCTACGGACAGCCGGAACTGCGGACGAAGCCGGTTCGCACGCTCTCGCTCGGTTCGGAAGTGACGGTGACGGAAGAGATTGAAGAGCGGGGCAATCGCTATTTTCGTCTCTCGACGGGGGAGGCGATCTTCCATCGCCATCTCGCGCCGCTCGGCGCGCCGCTGGCCGAGGACTATGTCACGATTGCAGAAAGCCTGCTTGGCACGCCCTATTTGTGGGGTGGCGTAAGCGCCTTTGGGATCGACTGCTCCGGTCTCGTCCAGCTATCGCTGCGCCTTGCCGGCAAGAGCGTACCGCGCGACAGCGACATGCAGGCGCAGATCGGGATCGAGTTGCAGGAAGAGCGGCTATTGAAGCGCGGCGACCTGATCTTCTGGAAAGGCCATGTCGGCATCATGGCTGACGAGGAGACGCTTCTCCACGGCTCAGGCCATGCAATGGCGGTAGTGAAGGAGCCGCTGGCCGAGGCCGTGAAACGTATCGGCGACGTCTATGGCGGTGTGACGGCCCGGCGGAGGGTTTGA
- a CDS encoding SDR family NAD(P)-dependent oxidoreductase, with amino-acid sequence MTTPLFLITGGNRGLGAAMAKHLAKGGADIILTYRSGADQAAQKVAEIESLGRKAAALQLDVTDSSSYAAFAGKVKEKVTELGHDALTGLVNNAGHGEWALYRETTPEQLDELYTVHLRAPFLLTQVLLDQIADGGRLLFLSSGLSRFAMPGYAAYAAMKGAIDTLVRYVAKELGPRGISANAFAPGAIETDFGGGAVRDNPEINKMVAEATAMGRAGQADDIGAAVASLLLSERNWITGTRIEASGGQQL; translated from the coding sequence ATGACAACCCCACTTTTTCTCATCACTGGCGGCAACCGTGGCCTCGGCGCGGCAATGGCGAAACATCTGGCCAAGGGCGGCGCGGACATTATCTTGACCTATCGCTCAGGGGCCGATCAGGCCGCGCAGAAAGTGGCCGAGATCGAGAGTCTTGGCCGCAAGGCTGCAGCGCTGCAGCTCGACGTGACAGACAGCAGCAGCTACGCGGCTTTTGCTGGCAAGGTCAAAGAAAAGGTTACCGAACTCGGCCATGACGCGCTGACGGGCCTCGTCAACAATGCCGGGCACGGAGAGTGGGCTTTGTATCGGGAAACCACTCCCGAACAGCTCGATGAGCTTTACACGGTGCATTTGCGCGCGCCCTTCTTATTGACGCAGGTGCTGCTCGACCAGATTGCCGATGGCGGCCGCTTGCTCTTCCTCTCCTCGGGGCTCAGCCGGTTCGCCATGCCGGGTTACGCCGCTTATGCCGCCATGAAGGGCGCGATTGATACGCTTGTCCGTTATGTCGCCAAGGAGCTTGGTCCTCGCGGCATTTCGGCAAATGCTTTCGCGCCGGGAGCGATCGAAACCGACTTCGGGGGCGGCGCAGTCCGTGACAACCCGGAGATCAATAAGATGGTAGCCGAGGCCACCGCAATGGGACGAGCCGGCCAGGCCGATGATATCGGCGCGGCCGTGGCAAGCCTGCTTCTGTCGGAGCGTAACTGGATCACCGGTACGCGGATCGAAGCCTCCGGCGGCCAGCAACTCTGA